In a genomic window of Lonchura striata isolate bLonStr1 chromosome 4, bLonStr1.mat, whole genome shotgun sequence:
- the CRACD gene encoding capping protein-inhibiting regulator of actin dynamics isoform X1 — protein sequence MINLFKKPYKKKAGKFQPFKKLFGKRKKREPASECEEPKLKPSHSFGSICNGAFSSDEERGGLRSSHYSMGSRAFSHDSIFIPDGRTEGEQAIQAMSQENVLGKVKILQQQLAKNIKFGQPPQMTISARTMGEANASTEDDALLSSPMETETQQDTVISDCTNKSTDTPDFLRKMNFLGTGHEMEEKVTPIKSTRPKRQFSCSGTIETINLDSVPQALARLDNSAAKHKLSVKPKKQRMSRQHKRLTKGSQSLTITEFEPEDLETQLYEDIYPGYNGRFTADKLIQDRDEHKQLQLAEEKRIEDQWGILEAERIRQIVEMEEQREMEEKRCQELEEMQKEQEKRCYEEDRRQYLLEGETSLKIEEQTCHKEERRLMKAEKRPELEDQMQKELEKQQRQNLEEKRHWEVEEQQRRELEEQKLKEQEEQQRQELEVQKLKEQEEQQRQELEMQKLKEQEEQQRQELEMQKLKEQEEQQRQELEVQKLKEQEEHQREELDRQQHQQWEEQLRLKQEEEKNREQEEQERRELEEQKHQEQEEKRCQELEEKHQEWEEQKQKALEEKQRQELEEQKRLAPEELKQHRTEKDSQKEEERKWLEEQAELKKQNKEEIQRQELERKELEEIEIKLNQEEEPESLKQEKEQEEQRHHLKEKEKTEKEQPQQVTDKKQKREEQRKHKLTKQMHMESSDCVLQDELKQQKEENGHECNKLKEQKVDTEGQNLQPKQKKSLEQPQEKDELCSAGGAARHPAEEKLQEGSSSQKVKQPEKGTKTAEEILAQKLKREVEAQEQKRIGEELRWQEVDERQMASRPFTFQVSSGDKQIIFQKVNLSPVMPIKGAGLSSPSAKDSRVHTTSKGSHSLPSSVCVPHTAILVTGAQLCGTAVNLNQIKDTACKSLLGLTEERKNVDIPSPEKSERKKQDPKPSSSKMKHAQEALNNQAVLAEWASIRSRILKNAENNKYNERDRVTACRHSDDWTPRGRGAPHGNLRKTLSANAKFSITPAWQKFSDVSKNNSDAENVHVAKGNETVAVGRTTGSSADSKEDVVSTFKDNLAEKPKEKMETHREVTDNTEGCKFAKDLPSFLVPSFPQSMGKESSQPELPNALENQQSNSTRKADKPPPNGEENVSPFGIKLRRTNYSLRFHYDQQAEQKKKKRYSAGDSFDGVPDPLTSTEGEKESSVFTSKESTSPGTGRANIPGNLKDSSVTVVEFSTPVGTPVVSPATGQSALPAHEKLACKSLVPQKPALAPKPTSQTPPPSPLSKMNRSNLSEMLGQRVVKAESDGGWRKEDRPNAAQPIPSNDYKNEEEEIKEKKSFFPSLSIPWREKNDKKPEPLKKEKPVLQSRHSVDGSKLLEKVETSQPLWITLALQKQKGFREQQATREERRQAREAKQAEKLAKENAAVSNQSDNKSSSSKTSTLQKSTTQEGEKKIDTAVSRLERREHLKKSNTLPTSVTVEISDSVPSTPVTKEVAKRFSTPDANPVSTEPAWLALAKRKAKAWSDCPQIIK from the exons caACAGTTggccaaaaatataaaatttggGCAGCCTCCACAAATGACAATTTCTGCAAGGACGATGGGGGAAGCAAATGCCAGTACAGAAGATGATGCACTGCTCAGCAGCCCCATGGAGACTGAGACCCAGCAGGATACGGTGATCTCAGACTGCACTAATAAA TCCACTGACACTCCAGATTTCttgagaaaaatgaattttcttgGAACAGGAcatgaaatggaagaaaag GTCACTCCAATTAAATCAACTCGGCCAAAAAGACAGTTTTCCTGTTCTGGCACAATTGAAACAATCAATTTGGATTCAGTTCCGCAGGCTCTTGCTCGTCTAGACAACAGTGCAGCTAAGCACAAACTGTCAGTGAAGCCAAAAAAGCAGAGGATGTCAAGGCAGCACAAGAGATTGACAAAG GGATCACAAAGTTTAACAATAACAGAATTTGAGCCAGAGGATCTAGAAACTCAGCTGTATGAGGACATATACCCAGGTTATAATGGACGCTTCACAGCAGACAAGCTAATCCAGGACAGAGATGAGCATAAGCAGCTTCAGCtggcagaggaaaaaagaattgAAGATCAGTGGGGTATCCTTGAAGCTGAAAGGATAAGACAGATTGTAGAAATGGAAGAACaaagagaaatggaagaaaaaaggtGCCAAGAACTCGAAGAGATGcagaaagaacaggaaaaaagatgCTATGAAGAAGATAGGAGGCAATACCTCCTTGAAGGAGAGACATCTTTGAAAATAGAAGAGCAAACATGCCATAAAGAGGAAAGAAGACTGATGAAGGCTGAAAAAAGGCCAGAGCTGGAGGACCAGATGCAGAAGGAGTTGGAGAAGCAACAAAGACAAAATCTGGAGGAGAAGAGGCACTGGGAAGTGGAGGAGCAACAAAGACGAGAGCTGGAGGAACAGAAGCTTAAGGAACAGGAGGAACAACAGAGACAAGAGTTGGAGGTGCAAAAGCTCAAGGAACAGGAGGAACAACAGAGACAAGAGCTGGAGATGCAGAAGCTCAAGGAACAGGAGGAACAACAGAGACAAGAGCTGGAGATGCAGAAGCTTAAGGAACAGGAGGAACAACAGAGACAAGAGCTGGAAGTACAAAAGCTCAAGGAACAAGAGGAGcaccagagagaagagctgGACAGGCAGCAACACCAGCAATGGGAGGAACAACTGAGACTaaagcaggaggaagagaagaaccGGGAACAGGAAGAGCAAGAGAGACgagagctggaggagcagaagCACCAGGAACAGGAAGAGAAGAGATGTCAGGAATTGGAGGAGAAGCATCAGGAATGGGAAGAGCAGAAGCAGAAGGCTCTGGAGGAGAAACAGAGACAAGAGCTGGAGGAACAGAAGAGGCTAGCACCAGAAGAATTAAAGCAACATAGGACTGAAAAAGACAGtcaaaaggaagaagaaagaaaatggctGGAGGAACAAGCAGAgctcaagaaacaaaataaggaagaaatacAGCGACAAGAGCTAGAAAGGAAAGAGCTTgaagaaattgaaataaaactgAATCAAGAGGAAGAGCCTGAGAGCCTCAAACAAGAGAAGGAACAGGAAGAACAAAGACATCAtttgaaggagaaagaaaagacagagaaagaaCAACCCCAGCAAGTGACAGATAAGAAACAGAAACGGGAAGAGCAGAGAAAACACAAACTAACAAAACAAATGCACATGGAAAGTTCAGACTGTGTTCTACAAGATGAACTGaagcagcaaaaggaagaaaatggacATGAATGCAACAAGCTGAAAGAGCAGAAGGTAGACACAGAAGGACAAAATCTtcagccaaaacaaaaaaaatccttggaACAGCCACAGGAAAAAGATGAGTTGTGTTCTGCTGGAGGGGCTGCTAGGCATCCagcagaggagaagctccaAGAAGGATCAAGTTCCCAAAAAGTCAAACAGCCAGAAAAAGGGACtaaaacagcagaagaaatacTAGCCCAGAAACTGAAAAGAGAAGTTGAGGCTCAGGAGCAAAAACGCATAGGGGAAGAACTGCGGTGGCAAGAGGTAGATGAAAGACAAATGGCATCCAGACCTTTCACATTTCAAGTGTCTTCTGGAGATAAACAGATCATATTTCAGAAAGTAAATCTGAGTCCTGTTATGCCCATCAAAGGAGCAGGACTCTCTTCTCCATCTGCCAAAGACAGCAGGGTGCACACTACCAGTAAGGGCTCTCATTCCCTCCCATCATCTGTGTGTGTACCCCACACAGCTATTTTGGTTACTGGAGCACAGCTGTGTGGCACAGCAGTGAACTTGAACCAGATTAAGGACACGGCTTGCAAATCATTACTTGGCTTaacagaagagaggaaaaatgtggATATTCCCTCTCCAGAGAaatctgagagaaaaaaacaggatCCTAAACCCAGCAGCAGTAAAATGAAACATGCACAAGAGGCACTGAACAACCAGGCCGTACTGGCTGAGTGGGCCTCTATCCGCTCCAGAATCCTAAAGAATGCAGAAAACAACAAATATAATGAGAGAGACCGAGTGACTGCCTGCAGGCACAGTGATGACTGGACACCCCGAGGACGTGGTGCTCCCCACGGCAACTTGAGGAAAACCCTCTCTGCAAATGCAAAGTTCTCAATAACACCAGCATGGCAGAAATTTTCAGACGTTTCAAAAAACAATTCAGATGCTGAGAATGTGCATGTGGCAAAAGGCAATGAAACAGTGGCTGTGGGGAGAACCACTGGCTCATCTGCTGATTCAAAGGAGGATGTGGTTTCCACTTTTAAGGATAACTTAGCTGAAAAACctaaagagaaaatggaaaccCATAGGGAAGTGACAGACAACACTGAAGGCTGTAAATTTGCAAAAGATCTTCCATCATTCCTTGTACCAAGTTTTCCACAGTCTATGGGGAAGGAATCATCCCAGCCAGAACTTCCCAATGCTCTGGAAAATCAGCAGAGTAACAGCACAAGAAAAGCAGATAAGCCACCACcaaatggagaagaaaatgtttctccTTTTGGGATAAAGTTACGAAGGACAAACTACTCTTTACGTTTTCATTATGACCAACAGgcagagcaaaagaaaaagaaaagatacaGTGCAGGAGACAGTTTTGATGGTGTGCCTGACCCACTCACCTCAACAGAAGGTGAGAAAGAATCCTctgttttcacttcaaaagaAAGTACctctcctggcactgggagagCAAACATCCCTGGTAATTTAAAAGACTCTTCAGTTACCGTGGTGGAGTTTTCAACACCTGTGGGCACACCAGTGGTCTCACCAGCCACTGGCCAGAGTGCTTTACCTGCTCATGAGAAACTAGCATGCAAGTCACTGGTCCCACAAAAACCTGCTTTAGCTCCAAAGCCCACCAGCCAGACCCCACCACCATCTCCTCTCTCTAAAATGAACAGATCAAACCTATCTGAAATGCTGGGGCAAAGAGTGGTTAAAGCTGAATCAGATGGTGGCTGGAGAAAAGAAGACAGACCAAATGCAGCCCAACCCATACCATCCAATGACTACAaaaatgaagaggaagaaatcaaagaaaagaAGTCATTTTTCCCATCTCTAAGTATtccatggagagaaaaaaatgacaaaaagccTGAGCCATTGAAGAAAG aaaagccTGTCCTTCAGAGCAGGCACTCTGTAGATGGCTCTAAATTGTTGGAAAAAGTGGAAACTTCACAACCACTTTGGATTACATTAGCACTGCAAAAGCAAAAGGGATTTCGTGAGCAGCAAGCTACGAGGGAAGAGAGAAGACAAGCAAGAGAGGCAAAGCAAGCAGAGAAACTGGCTAAAGAAAAT GCTGCTGTAAGTAATCAGTCAGATAATAAAAGTAGCAGCAGCAAAACAAGCACACTGCAGAAATCTACAACTCaagaaggagagaagaaaattgaTACTGCTGTGTCAAGACTAGAAAGAAGGGAGCATCTAAAAAAGTCGAACACCCTTCCAACTTCTGTGACAG tggaaatttCAGATTCTGTTCCATCAACCCCAGTGACAAAGGAGGTGGCCAAGAGATTCTCTACGCCTGATGCTAACCCAGTGTCAACAGAACCAGCCTGGCTTGCCTTAGCCAAGAGGAAAGCAAAAGCCTGGAGTGACTGTCCACAGATCATAAAGTAA
- the CRACD gene encoding capping protein-inhibiting regulator of actin dynamics isoform X2 produces MGSRAFSHDSIFIPDGRTEGEQAIQAMSQENVLGKVKILQQQLAKNIKFGQPPQMTISARTMGEANASTEDDALLSSPMETETQQDTVISDCTNKSTDTPDFLRKMNFLGTGHEMEEKVTPIKSTRPKRQFSCSGTIETINLDSVPQALARLDNSAAKHKLSVKPKKQRMSRQHKRLTKGSQSLTITEFEPEDLETQLYEDIYPGYNGRFTADKLIQDRDEHKQLQLAEEKRIEDQWGILEAERIRQIVEMEEQREMEEKRCQELEEMQKEQEKRCYEEDRRQYLLEGETSLKIEEQTCHKEERRLMKAEKRPELEDQMQKELEKQQRQNLEEKRHWEVEEQQRRELEEQKLKEQEEQQRQELEVQKLKEQEEQQRQELEMQKLKEQEEQQRQELEMQKLKEQEEQQRQELEVQKLKEQEEHQREELDRQQHQQWEEQLRLKQEEEKNREQEEQERRELEEQKHQEQEEKRCQELEEKHQEWEEQKQKALEEKQRQELEEQKRLAPEELKQHRTEKDSQKEEERKWLEEQAELKKQNKEEIQRQELERKELEEIEIKLNQEEEPESLKQEKEQEEQRHHLKEKEKTEKEQPQQVTDKKQKREEQRKHKLTKQMHMESSDCVLQDELKQQKEENGHECNKLKEQKVDTEGQNLQPKQKKSLEQPQEKDELCSAGGAARHPAEEKLQEGSSSQKVKQPEKGTKTAEEILAQKLKREVEAQEQKRIGEELRWQEVDERQMASRPFTFQVSSGDKQIIFQKVNLSPVMPIKGAGLSSPSAKDSRVHTTSKGSHSLPSSVCVPHTAILVTGAQLCGTAVNLNQIKDTACKSLLGLTEERKNVDIPSPEKSERKKQDPKPSSSKMKHAQEALNNQAVLAEWASIRSRILKNAENNKYNERDRVTACRHSDDWTPRGRGAPHGNLRKTLSANAKFSITPAWQKFSDVSKNNSDAENVHVAKGNETVAVGRTTGSSADSKEDVVSTFKDNLAEKPKEKMETHREVTDNTEGCKFAKDLPSFLVPSFPQSMGKESSQPELPNALENQQSNSTRKADKPPPNGEENVSPFGIKLRRTNYSLRFHYDQQAEQKKKKRYSAGDSFDGVPDPLTSTEGEKESSVFTSKESTSPGTGRANIPGNLKDSSVTVVEFSTPVGTPVVSPATGQSALPAHEKLACKSLVPQKPALAPKPTSQTPPPSPLSKMNRSNLSEMLGQRVVKAESDGGWRKEDRPNAAQPIPSNDYKNEEEEIKEKKSFFPSLSIPWREKNDKKPEPLKKEKPVLQSRHSVDGSKLLEKVETSQPLWITLALQKQKGFREQQATREERRQAREAKQAEKLAKENAAVSNQSDNKSSSSKTSTLQKSTTQEGEKKIDTAVSRLERREHLKKSNTLPTSVTVEISDSVPSTPVTKEVAKRFSTPDANPVSTEPAWLALAKRKAKAWSDCPQIIK; encoded by the exons caACAGTTggccaaaaatataaaatttggGCAGCCTCCACAAATGACAATTTCTGCAAGGACGATGGGGGAAGCAAATGCCAGTACAGAAGATGATGCACTGCTCAGCAGCCCCATGGAGACTGAGACCCAGCAGGATACGGTGATCTCAGACTGCACTAATAAA TCCACTGACACTCCAGATTTCttgagaaaaatgaattttcttgGAACAGGAcatgaaatggaagaaaag GTCACTCCAATTAAATCAACTCGGCCAAAAAGACAGTTTTCCTGTTCTGGCACAATTGAAACAATCAATTTGGATTCAGTTCCGCAGGCTCTTGCTCGTCTAGACAACAGTGCAGCTAAGCACAAACTGTCAGTGAAGCCAAAAAAGCAGAGGATGTCAAGGCAGCACAAGAGATTGACAAAG GGATCACAAAGTTTAACAATAACAGAATTTGAGCCAGAGGATCTAGAAACTCAGCTGTATGAGGACATATACCCAGGTTATAATGGACGCTTCACAGCAGACAAGCTAATCCAGGACAGAGATGAGCATAAGCAGCTTCAGCtggcagaggaaaaaagaattgAAGATCAGTGGGGTATCCTTGAAGCTGAAAGGATAAGACAGATTGTAGAAATGGAAGAACaaagagaaatggaagaaaaaaggtGCCAAGAACTCGAAGAGATGcagaaagaacaggaaaaaagatgCTATGAAGAAGATAGGAGGCAATACCTCCTTGAAGGAGAGACATCTTTGAAAATAGAAGAGCAAACATGCCATAAAGAGGAAAGAAGACTGATGAAGGCTGAAAAAAGGCCAGAGCTGGAGGACCAGATGCAGAAGGAGTTGGAGAAGCAACAAAGACAAAATCTGGAGGAGAAGAGGCACTGGGAAGTGGAGGAGCAACAAAGACGAGAGCTGGAGGAACAGAAGCTTAAGGAACAGGAGGAACAACAGAGACAAGAGTTGGAGGTGCAAAAGCTCAAGGAACAGGAGGAACAACAGAGACAAGAGCTGGAGATGCAGAAGCTCAAGGAACAGGAGGAACAACAGAGACAAGAGCTGGAGATGCAGAAGCTTAAGGAACAGGAGGAACAACAGAGACAAGAGCTGGAAGTACAAAAGCTCAAGGAACAAGAGGAGcaccagagagaagagctgGACAGGCAGCAACACCAGCAATGGGAGGAACAACTGAGACTaaagcaggaggaagagaagaaccGGGAACAGGAAGAGCAAGAGAGACgagagctggaggagcagaagCACCAGGAACAGGAAGAGAAGAGATGTCAGGAATTGGAGGAGAAGCATCAGGAATGGGAAGAGCAGAAGCAGAAGGCTCTGGAGGAGAAACAGAGACAAGAGCTGGAGGAACAGAAGAGGCTAGCACCAGAAGAATTAAAGCAACATAGGACTGAAAAAGACAGtcaaaaggaagaagaaagaaaatggctGGAGGAACAAGCAGAgctcaagaaacaaaataaggaagaaatacAGCGACAAGAGCTAGAAAGGAAAGAGCTTgaagaaattgaaataaaactgAATCAAGAGGAAGAGCCTGAGAGCCTCAAACAAGAGAAGGAACAGGAAGAACAAAGACATCAtttgaaggagaaagaaaagacagagaaagaaCAACCCCAGCAAGTGACAGATAAGAAACAGAAACGGGAAGAGCAGAGAAAACACAAACTAACAAAACAAATGCACATGGAAAGTTCAGACTGTGTTCTACAAGATGAACTGaagcagcaaaaggaagaaaatggacATGAATGCAACAAGCTGAAAGAGCAGAAGGTAGACACAGAAGGACAAAATCTtcagccaaaacaaaaaaaatccttggaACAGCCACAGGAAAAAGATGAGTTGTGTTCTGCTGGAGGGGCTGCTAGGCATCCagcagaggagaagctccaAGAAGGATCAAGTTCCCAAAAAGTCAAACAGCCAGAAAAAGGGACtaaaacagcagaagaaatacTAGCCCAGAAACTGAAAAGAGAAGTTGAGGCTCAGGAGCAAAAACGCATAGGGGAAGAACTGCGGTGGCAAGAGGTAGATGAAAGACAAATGGCATCCAGACCTTTCACATTTCAAGTGTCTTCTGGAGATAAACAGATCATATTTCAGAAAGTAAATCTGAGTCCTGTTATGCCCATCAAAGGAGCAGGACTCTCTTCTCCATCTGCCAAAGACAGCAGGGTGCACACTACCAGTAAGGGCTCTCATTCCCTCCCATCATCTGTGTGTGTACCCCACACAGCTATTTTGGTTACTGGAGCACAGCTGTGTGGCACAGCAGTGAACTTGAACCAGATTAAGGACACGGCTTGCAAATCATTACTTGGCTTaacagaagagaggaaaaatgtggATATTCCCTCTCCAGAGAaatctgagagaaaaaaacaggatCCTAAACCCAGCAGCAGTAAAATGAAACATGCACAAGAGGCACTGAACAACCAGGCCGTACTGGCTGAGTGGGCCTCTATCCGCTCCAGAATCCTAAAGAATGCAGAAAACAACAAATATAATGAGAGAGACCGAGTGACTGCCTGCAGGCACAGTGATGACTGGACACCCCGAGGACGTGGTGCTCCCCACGGCAACTTGAGGAAAACCCTCTCTGCAAATGCAAAGTTCTCAATAACACCAGCATGGCAGAAATTTTCAGACGTTTCAAAAAACAATTCAGATGCTGAGAATGTGCATGTGGCAAAAGGCAATGAAACAGTGGCTGTGGGGAGAACCACTGGCTCATCTGCTGATTCAAAGGAGGATGTGGTTTCCACTTTTAAGGATAACTTAGCTGAAAAACctaaagagaaaatggaaaccCATAGGGAAGTGACAGACAACACTGAAGGCTGTAAATTTGCAAAAGATCTTCCATCATTCCTTGTACCAAGTTTTCCACAGTCTATGGGGAAGGAATCATCCCAGCCAGAACTTCCCAATGCTCTGGAAAATCAGCAGAGTAACAGCACAAGAAAAGCAGATAAGCCACCACcaaatggagaagaaaatgtttctccTTTTGGGATAAAGTTACGAAGGACAAACTACTCTTTACGTTTTCATTATGACCAACAGgcagagcaaaagaaaaagaaaagatacaGTGCAGGAGACAGTTTTGATGGTGTGCCTGACCCACTCACCTCAACAGAAGGTGAGAAAGAATCCTctgttttcacttcaaaagaAAGTACctctcctggcactgggagagCAAACATCCCTGGTAATTTAAAAGACTCTTCAGTTACCGTGGTGGAGTTTTCAACACCTGTGGGCACACCAGTGGTCTCACCAGCCACTGGCCAGAGTGCTTTACCTGCTCATGAGAAACTAGCATGCAAGTCACTGGTCCCACAAAAACCTGCTTTAGCTCCAAAGCCCACCAGCCAGACCCCACCACCATCTCCTCTCTCTAAAATGAACAGATCAAACCTATCTGAAATGCTGGGGCAAAGAGTGGTTAAAGCTGAATCAGATGGTGGCTGGAGAAAAGAAGACAGACCAAATGCAGCCCAACCCATACCATCCAATGACTACAaaaatgaagaggaagaaatcaaagaaaagaAGTCATTTTTCCCATCTCTAAGTATtccatggagagaaaaaaatgacaaaaagccTGAGCCATTGAAGAAAG aaaagccTGTCCTTCAGAGCAGGCACTCTGTAGATGGCTCTAAATTGTTGGAAAAAGTGGAAACTTCACAACCACTTTGGATTACATTAGCACTGCAAAAGCAAAAGGGATTTCGTGAGCAGCAAGCTACGAGGGAAGAGAGAAGACAAGCAAGAGAGGCAAAGCAAGCAGAGAAACTGGCTAAAGAAAAT GCTGCTGTAAGTAATCAGTCAGATAATAAAAGTAGCAGCAGCAAAACAAGCACACTGCAGAAATCTACAACTCaagaaggagagaagaaaattgaTACTGCTGTGTCAAGACTAGAAAGAAGGGAGCATCTAAAAAAGTCGAACACCCTTCCAACTTCTGTGACAG tggaaatttCAGATTCTGTTCCATCAACCCCAGTGACAAAGGAGGTGGCCAAGAGATTCTCTACGCCTGATGCTAACCCAGTGTCAACAGAACCAGCCTGGCTTGCCTTAGCCAAGAGGAAAGCAAAAGCCTGGAGTGACTGTCCACAGATCATAAAGTAA